A region of Candidatus Terasakiella magnetica DNA encodes the following proteins:
- a CDS encoding winged helix-turn-helix domain-containing protein — protein MARKETKLRIRIAFPTGHIGPGKIALLEQIQDIGSISGAAKEMDMTYRRAWHLLETVKTVLNEDVVETSVGGKSGGGASLTPVGKELIRLYREAEEGATQGAAPLLKKMDSLLKT, from the coding sequence GTGGCTAGAAAAGAGACAAAACTGCGCATCAGGATTGCCTTTCCCACAGGTCATATCGGCCCGGGTAAAATTGCCTTACTTGAACAAATTCAGGACATTGGCTCCATCAGCGGTGCTGCCAAAGAAATGGATATGACATATCGCCGCGCATGGCATTTGCTTGAAACCGTAAAAACCGTTTTAAATGAAGATGTTGTTGAAACGTCTGTTGGCGGTAAAAGCGGGGGCGGGGCGAGCCTCACACCCGTTGGTAAAGAACTCATTCGGCTTTATCGCGAAGCTGAAGAAGGGGCCACACAAGGGGCTGCACCCCTTTTAAAAAAAATGGATAGCCTGCTTAAAACATAA
- a CDS encoding substrate-binding domain-containing protein, translating to MKRPFISLLFFLTLLLSNFSSQADTPFITMASTTSTANSGLFETLLPAFSNDSGIEVRVVAVGTGQAVRIARKGDADLLFAHHRPSEEKLLKDGFGKERFDVMYNDFVLVGPKTDPAKTRRCTSPSLAFKKINESQRVFVSRGDDSGTHKRELTLWQDAGITKPGLTGRWYRSTGTGMGTTLNIASGMNAYTLTDRGTWISFKNKADLDILCQGHESLFNPYGVIALSKEKFPHIKYAQSMKFINWITSAKGQKIIADFRVAGQRLFIPNAK from the coding sequence ATGAAACGGCCTTTTATCTCCTTACTTTTCTTCTTAACCCTGTTGTTAAGCAACTTTTCAAGTCAAGCAGACACGCCTTTCATCACCATGGCCTCGACAACATCCACAGCCAACTCCGGTTTATTTGAAACGCTACTGCCCGCGTTTAGTAACGATAGTGGCATTGAAGTGCGTGTTGTTGCCGTTGGCACCGGACAAGCCGTCAGGATCGCAAGAAAAGGGGATGCGGATTTGCTTTTTGCACATCACCGCCCGTCTGAAGAAAAGCTTCTCAAAGATGGTTTTGGCAAAGAGCGCTTTGATGTGATGTATAATGACTTTGTTCTTGTCGGCCCCAAAACAGACCCGGCTAAAACACGCCGATGCACATCCCCAAGCCTTGCTTTTAAAAAGATAAATGAAAGCCAAAGAGTTTTTGTCTCTCGTGGTGATGATAGTGGCACGCACAAACGTGAGCTCACCCTCTGGCAAGACGCCGGTATCACAAAGCCCGGTTTAACAGGAAGGTGGTATCGCAGCACTGGCACTGGTATGGGCACGACCTTAAATATCGCCTCAGGTATGAACGCCTACACACTTACCGACCGTGGCACATGGATTTCATTTAAGAACAAAGCTGATCTGGATATCCTCTGCCAAGGTCATGAGTCACTGTTTAACCCTTATGGTGTGATTGCCCTGAGCAAAGAAAAGTTTCCCCATATCAAATACGCCCAATCCATGAAATTCATCAACTGGATTACCTCAGCCAAAGGGCAAAAAATCATTGCGGATTTTCGCGTTGCAGGGCAAAGGCTCTTTATCCCAAACGCCAAATAA
- a CDS encoding DUF2336 domain-containing protein, translating to MFDWLKGKRDTRPPYDEAKAIAQGDDVEARRDLAALTDLEPELLYFFATDKNAEVRQAVAENKAAPVHAKVILSKDEDKKVREKLASRITELTPALDQDASSRASEMVIEVLQGLANDQMAEIRSILSQEVKQLDNIPHETASKLARDMDASVAAPMLEFSPLLEDEELIEIISESLQDEAITAIAKRDGLGENVAHAVAETESDEAVQALLENQSAQIGDNTLNFISEKAEEHENWHGPLVNRDRLPDQAVQNVAKYVTTNLVNQMIAKHNLPNNVVKDLRRTVFNRLNKIRSRYVEQYANSRVLLAEEDEGIRRQMENSLTELGFIDIRCVEDGETAMRVFEAERTPVKLMICSDNLDDMEGQEILEEVRDLDEDIPFMLLSEKNDEAAIMEAKRYGVNEYILKPYSDADLLKRIENIYRKLGH from the coding sequence GTGTTTGATTGGTTAAAAGGAAAGCGCGACACGCGCCCGCCTTATGATGAGGCCAAAGCCATTGCCCAAGGCGATGACGTGGAAGCACGCCGTGACCTTGCTGCGCTAACGGATCTTGAGCCAGAGCTTCTCTATTTCTTTGCAACGGATAAAAATGCTGAAGTACGCCAAGCAGTTGCAGAAAATAAGGCAGCCCCTGTACATGCAAAAGTAATCCTCAGTAAGGATGAAGATAAAAAAGTGCGTGAAAAACTTGCCTCACGCATTACCGAGCTTACACCTGCCTTGGATCAGGATGCCTCTTCACGGGCCAGTGAAATGGTGATCGAAGTCCTCCAAGGCTTAGCCAATGACCAGATGGCGGAAATTCGCTCGATTCTCTCTCAAGAAGTCAAGCAGCTGGATAATATCCCGCATGAGACAGCATCCAAATTGGCGCGGGATATGGATGCAAGTGTGGCAGCACCCATGTTGGAATTCTCACCTTTGTTAGAAGATGAGGAACTGATCGAGATCATTTCTGAGAGTCTTCAGGATGAAGCCATTACCGCCATTGCGAAACGTGATGGTCTGGGTGAAAATGTTGCCCATGCGGTTGCGGAAACAGAAAGTGATGAAGCGGTACAGGCCCTGTTGGAAAACCAATCTGCACAGATTGGCGATAACACATTGAATTTCATTTCTGAAAAAGCGGAAGAACATGAAAATTGGCACGGCCCGTTGGTAAACCGTGACAGACTGCCGGATCAGGCTGTTCAGAACGTGGCAAAATATGTGACGACAAACTTGGTCAACCAGATGATTGCCAAGCATAACCTTCCCAATAACGTGGTGAAAGATTTACGTCGTACGGTCTTTAATCGACTGAACAAAATCAGAAGCCGCTATGTTGAACAATATGCAAATAGCCGTGTGTTATTGGCAGAAGAAGATGAAGGTATTCGTCGCCAAATGGAAAACTCCTTAACGGAGCTGGGCTTTATTGATATCCGTTGTGTTGAAGATGGTGAAACGGCCATGCGGGTCTTTGAGGCTGAACGCACACCCGTTAAGCTAATGATCTGTTCTGATAATCTGGATGATATGGAAGGTCAGGAAATCTTGGAAGAAGTCCGTGATCTTGATGAAGATATTCCCTTTATGCTTTTGTCAGAGAAAAATGACGAAGCGGCAATTATGGAAGCTAAGCGATATGGTGTGAATGAGTATATTCTCAAGCCTTATAGCGATGCTGATTTGCTTAAACGCATCGAAAATATCTATAGAAAATTGGGTCATTAA
- a CDS encoding HlyD family type I secretion periplasmic adaptor subunit, which translates to MSKKSSNVVHEVLSKKRNMPREQLKLLSHEAMLEEAGPSRAASGLIILITALLASSVIWAHFVEIKTSATTQGTVIPSGDKRVVQHLEGGIVKSILVRDGDIVKKGQTLMQFEPTLRTAELNQIRAREAALAIKLQRLRAFIDGTVPDYTEFAKEYPQLVEESMFNLNGVRARIEGEKTVLSSQIDQQRKSVENYKKQMVSLKKQSKLLKQAVTMRKKLFKSGHGSRVNLINAELDLAKNRGSITEADVSREQAIASIEETKNQILELEVQERGKALDELDNVSGQLAEVRENIARLEDKVTRLEIISPVGGLVHGLEINTPGAVVEPAQVVMEIIPADEQVIIENKILPSDIGHIAEGQETTVTVTGFDARRYGTMKGELIKFSPTTFMDEEGVPYFRGHIRLKEEHLLANGVQHEIVPGMTVQANIITGEQTLLEYLTRPVYVSLLNAFRER; encoded by the coding sequence ATGAGTAAGAAAAGCAGCAATGTTGTTCATGAGGTTCTTTCTAAAAAACGCAATATGCCGCGTGAACAGCTTAAACTTCTCTCCCACGAAGCCATGCTGGAAGAAGCAGGGCCGTCGCGTGCAGCATCAGGCCTGATTATTCTGATTACGGCCTTGCTCGCTTCATCCGTTATTTGGGCGCATTTTGTAGAGATTAAAACATCTGCAACAACGCAAGGCACGGTGATCCCATCTGGTGATAAGCGTGTGGTTCAGCATTTAGAAGGCGGTATCGTTAAATCGATCTTGGTGAGAGATGGGGATATTGTGAAAAAAGGTCAAACTCTCATGCAGTTTGAACCAACACTTCGCACAGCTGAGCTTAACCAAATCCGTGCACGCGAAGCCGCACTTGCGATTAAGTTACAACGCCTTCGTGCCTTTATTGATGGAACGGTTCCAGATTACACAGAATTTGCAAAAGAATACCCGCAATTGGTTGAAGAAAGTATGTTCAACCTGAATGGTGTACGTGCGCGTATTGAAGGTGAAAAAACCGTTCTTTCTTCACAAATTGATCAACAGCGTAAATCGGTTGAAAACTATAAAAAGCAGATGGTGAGTTTGAAGAAGCAGTCAAAGCTTCTTAAGCAAGCTGTGACAATGCGCAAGAAACTGTTTAAATCCGGTCATGGCTCCCGTGTAAATCTGATTAATGCCGAACTGGACTTGGCGAAAAACAGAGGTTCAATAACCGAAGCTGATGTGTCGCGCGAACAGGCCATTGCCAGTATTGAAGAAACCAAGAATCAAATCCTTGAGCTTGAAGTCCAAGAACGCGGTAAAGCCTTGGATGAGCTGGATAATGTTAGTGGTCAATTGGCAGAGGTGCGTGAAAATATTGCGCGTCTAGAAGATAAAGTGACCCGTCTTGAAATTATTAGTCCCGTTGGCGGTTTGGTTCATGGCCTTGAAATCAACACACCGGGCGCGGTTGTGGAGCCAGCACAGGTTGTTATGGAGATTATCCCTGCTGATGAACAGGTGATTATTGAGAATAAGATTTTGCCAAGCGATATTGGTCATATTGCGGAGGGGCAAGAAACCACAGTCACGGTGACAGGCTTTGATGCGCGACGTTACGGTACAATGAAGGGTGAGCTGATTAAATTCTCGCCAACGACATTCATGGATGAAGAAGGCGTGCCATACTTTAGAGGGCATATTCGCTTGAAAGAAGAGCACCTTTTAGCCAATGGCGTTCAACATGAAATTGTACCGGGCATGACGGTTCAAGCCAATATTATAACCGGTGAACAAACCTTGCTTGAGTATTTAACGCGTCCCGTTTACGTGTCATTACTTAATGCATTTCGTGAAAGATAA